The Candidatus Zixiibacteriota bacterium genomic sequence GGTCGGGTGGAGTACGCCAGCGACTTCTGCATCCTGAAGCCGCTCGACATGGCCCGCGGCAACGGCCGGATTTTCTTCGACGCGCCGAACCGCGGCGCCAAGCGCGCGCTCACGTTCCTGAACGACGCCCGCGCGGCCGACGATCCGCGGGAGCTCGCGGACGCGGGCAACGGCTTTTTGATGCGCCGCGGCTACACGATCGTCTGGTGCGGGTGGCAGGGCGACCTCGTTCCCGGCAAGGGAGTGCTCGCGCTCCAGGTCCCAGTCGCGACCGACGGCGGCTCGGCGATCGTCCGCCCCGTGCGCGCCGAGATCGTGGTCACCGAGCCGGGGATTCTCTCCCGGCCCCTGAGCGGCGACGAGCGCGTGAGGAGCTACGAGACGGCGACCTTCGACAAGAGCCGCTGCCGGCTTACGGTCCGGAAAAAGTCCTACGGCGAGCGCGTCGCCGTGCCTCCCGCCCAATGGGAGTTCGCCGCCGCGCACGCCGGCCGCCGCCTGCCCGTGCAACCGAGCGCCGCCGATCTTTATCTCCGCTCCGGCTTCAGGCCCGGATTCATCTACGAGCTCGTTTATCCGGCGAAGAACCCTCTGGTTCTCGGGCTGGGATTTGCCGCCGTGCGCGATTTCGTTTCGTTTCTGCGCTACGGCGTCCGCGACCGGACGGGGAGGGCCAATCCGCTCGCGGGAGCGGTCCGCTACGCCTACGGCTGGGGGCGTTCGCAGAGCGGACGCTATCTCCGCGACTTCGTCTACCATGGCTTCAATCGAGACGAGTCCGGCCGCAAGGTGTTCGACGCGGTCGCGCCGCACGCGGCCGGCGGGGGCCGGTTGTTCCTCAACTACGAGTTCGCGCGACCCGTCACCTCCTCGCAGCAACACACCGACCAGCTCGACCCCGAGCTGTTTCCCTTCGCCTACGGCATCGGGCGCGATCCGCAGAGCGGACGGAAGGACGGTATCCTCAAGCGGCAGGCGACCGACCCCTACGTCATCCACACGCAGACTTCGACCGAGTACTGGCAAAAGCGCGGCTGTCTCGTCCACACGGACGGGAGGGGACGCGACGCGGCGGTTCCCGAAAAGGCGCGGATCTACCTGATCGCCAGCGCGCAGCACAACAGCCCGGCGGGTGCGGCGCCCGGGAGAGAGAACACCCGACAGCGCACCAACCCGCTGCCGGCGGGCGAGGTCCTGCGCGCGCTGATCGACGCCATGGACTCATGGGTGAGCCGCGGCATTCCCCCGCCCCCGAGCCGCTATCCGACCGTCCGCGCCGGGACGCTCGTGCCGCCCGACAGGAAAAGCACCGGCTTCCCCGAGATTCCCGGTGTTCGCTACCACGGGCTCCACAACCGCCAGCTCTTCCTGGATTACGGGCCGAATCTCCGCCGCGGGAGGATCGACTTTCATCCGCCGCGGCCGATCGGCAACGGCGCCTACAGAATCCTGGTGCCCAAGGTCGACGCCGACGGGAACGACATCGCCGGCATTCGCCTGCCCGCGGTGAGCGTCCCCGTCGGCACTTATACGGGCTGGAATCTCCAGAGCCGCCGCCTCGCGGAAGACGAGCTGGCGGGGCTGCTCGGCTCTTTCATACCCTTCGCAAGAACTCGAAGAGAAAGGCTCCAGGCGGGCGATCCCCGCGCCTCCCTCCGGGAGCGCTACGGCAGCCGCGAGCGCTACCTCCGGGAGTTCGCCCGGGCCGCCCGCCGGCTCGTCGAGGAACGCTACCTCCTTCCCGAGGACGCGGAGCGGCTGATCGTCGATGCCCGCGCGAAGGTTCCCTATTTTTGAGGCGGCGGCTATTTCCGCTCGTAGAGGCGCGCGATGAAGCCGCTCTTGTCCAGCTCCGAGATAAAGCTCGGATCCATGAACTCTTCGGGCCTGCGGTTGCGGATCTCCGGGCGGCGCTCCGCCACGTAGTCGTAGGTCGCCTGCAGGCCGTGCATGATCGGGTAGGGCACGGCAATGAAATCCTGGCGGTAGATCTCGTAGGAGCCCTCGAGCAGGTTGCGGTCGTTGTTCCTGAGATATTTGCTCAGCACCTTGATGCTGAACTCCTTGTTCTTCTTGAGATAGGCGATGCCCTCGACGTGCGAGCGCACCATGCGCATCACCGTGTCGCGGTCCTCCTGGACGTGCTTGCGCCGCGTCACCACCGACATCGAAGGATAAACGACCTCTTTCCTCGCGTCCCACAAGATCCGATAACCCATGCGCTCCGCCTGCGCGTCGGTGGGATACGAGAGATCGGCGGCGTCGATGTTACCCGAAACCAGCGCCTGGAGCCGCTCCGGAGGCGTTCCCACCATGAGCCAGGTCACGTCGCGGTTGGGATCGAGCCCGTGCTTGCGCATGATATAGCGGTTCAGGAAGTCCCCGAGGGACCCCAGGCTCGAGGTCGCGATCTTCTTGCCCTTGAGCTGCTCCGGCCGCTGGATCTCCGGCTTGACCACGAGCTTGCTCTGGACCCCGGGAACCGTATGCGCGACCGTGACCAGGTCCGCCCCGCTCAGATTGGCGAGCATCACCTGCGTGAGCGTCACCGGCGCCGCAAAGATGCTGCCGCCCAGGATCGCCGCCGAGGTCTGCCCGGAGCCCTTGAGCAGAATGAGCTCGACTTCGAGGCCGTTCTTCTCGTAGATCCCGGCTTCCTTGGCGAGCCACGGGATCCAGTTCGACGCCGAGATCGACGTCACCCCCCAGCGGATTTTCTTGAGCCCCTTTTCCTGTCCCGCCGCCTGCGCCGCCGGCCACGCCAGCAGCGCCGCCAGAAACAAGACTCCCGCGCTTCGCCTGGTCATCGACGGATCTCCCGATTCGGTTTTTAGCCGGCTCAATACCGAACGGAGGCGAGCGATTTGGCGAATCCGCTGCCTTCGATCTTCTTGAGAAAGCTCATGTCGTAGAAATCTTCCGGGTTGGCCGTCGCAGCCTTGGGCTGGTTGGCCGCCAGGAATTGCAGCACCGCGCGCACCGCCTTGGGGCTCGCGTACGGCATCTCCGGCATCAGGTCGACGTAGTAGTCGTATCCCTCCTCGGCGCGCGCCCGGTCGGTGATCTTGAGATACCTCATGATCCCGGCGATCGTTCTTTCCCGCTGGGTCCGGAAGTAATGGAGCGACTCGATGTATCCCTTCAGAAAATTCTCCACGAGCTGCGGGTGGTTCCTGATGTAGCTCGCCATGCCGGCGATCGAGGTCCCGGAGTACTCGATGTCGGTCTTTCTGAGGTCCGCCAGCTCCCGCAGGCCGAGCCGCTTCGCCATGCCGCTGAAAGGCGGCGCCAGCACCGTCGCCACCACCGACCCCCGGTGAAGCGCGTTGAGGCGCCCCTGCTGGCTGTCCGCGACCGAGATGAAGACCACGTCCTTGTCGGGCGTGAGGCCGGAGCGGCGCAGCCAGAGTCGCAGCGCGCTGTCCGCCGACGCGCCCGGCCGGGTCCCGGTGACGATCTTTCCCCGAAGATCCTGAACAGACCTGATCTCCGGCGCGGCAAAGACGGTGTAGTCGAGCTTGTTCGACTGCACCGAAAGCATCGTGATGTCGACTCCGCCGAGCCGCGCGCTGATGGTCGCGGTCGAACCGGCGGCGAGAAACTGCACCGAGTTCGAGGTCACCGCCGCCAGCGAATTCATCCCCCCTCCCATGTAGATAGGCTCGAGGTCGACGCCGTGCTTGGCGAAAATACCCGCCTGATGGCCGATCGGAATCACGCTGGAGTTCACCGAGATCGACCCGAGCGCGACCCGGATCTTCTCCCGCGCTCCCTGCGCGGCGGCCGCGCCCGTTCCGACAAGCCACGCAAGCGCCAGCACAACCGCGGTTTTCGCCGCCCTCCCCACGATGTCTCTTCTCCCGTTCGCTTCACTCCTCACCGTACTGCTCCTTCAGCTTGGCGACCACGGTCGGGTCGGCCAGGGTCGTGGTATCTCCCAGCGTCCGGCCGTCCGCGATGTCGCGCAACAGCCGGCGCATGATCTTGCCGCTGCGGGTCTTCGGCAGCTCGGCTGCAAAAAGAATCTCGTCCGGCCGGGCGATCGGGCCGATCTTCTTCACGACGTGGTTCTTGAGCTCATCGACCAGCGAGGAGTTTCCGTCGACCCCCGCCTTGAGCGAGACGAAGGCGCAGATCGCCTGCCCCTTGATCTCGTGCTCCTTGCCGATCACCGCGGCCTCGGCGACCGACTTGTGATCGACGAGCGCGCTTTCGACTTCCATCGTGCTGATCCGGTGGCCCGCGACGTTCATCACGTCGTCGACGCGCCCGAGCAGCCAGAAGTATCCGTCCTTGTCCCGCTTCGCGCCGTCGCCCGCGAAATATTTGCCCGGGAAACGGCTCCAGTAGTTCTGCACGTACCGGTCCGGGTCGCCGTAAATCGTCCGCATCATCGCCGGCCAGGGCCGCGTGAGCACGAGGTAGCCGCCGGCCCCCCTGGGCACCGATTTTCCGTTCTCGTCGACGATATCCGCCTCGATCCCGGGAAAGGGCCGCGTCGCGGAACCGGGCTTGAGCGTCGTCAGCGCGGGCAGCGGCGTGATCAACGGGTGCCCCGTCTCGGTCTGCCACCAGGTGTCCAGGACCGGACAGCGCCCGCCGCCGATGTATTTGTGGTACCAGACCCACGCCTCGGGGTTGATCGGCTCGCCGACGGTTCCGAGGAGCCGCAACGAGCTGAGATCGTGCCTGGCCGGAAACTCGGTGCCCCAGCGCATGAAGGTGCGGATCGCCGTCGGCGCGGTGTGGAAGACGGTGACGCCGTACTTCTCGACGATGCGCCAGAAGCGGTCCCGCTCCGGCCAGTCCGGCGTGCCCTCGTACAGGACCTGGGTCGCGCCGTTCGCCATCGGGCCGTAGACGATGTGCGTGTGGCCGGTGACCCAGCCGATGTCGGCCGCGCACCAGAAAATGTCGTCCTCCTTCAGATCGAAGATCCATTTGTTGGCGAGATAGACGCCGGTGAGATAGCCGCCCGTGGTGTGGACGATCCCCTTGGGCTTGCCGGTGGTGCCGCTGGTGTAGAGGATGAAGAGCATGTCCTCGCTGTCCATCGCTTCCGGCTCACACCAAAGCGGGGCATCCGCCATCAGCTCGTCCCACCGGTGATCCCGCCCGCCCTTCATGGCGGCGCCGGACTCCCTGCCGACGCGCTCGACCACCACGACGTTCTCGACCGAAGGCGCGTCCTCGAGCGCCTCGTCCGCGTTTTTCTTCAGCGGCACCACCGAGCCCCGGCGGTACCCGCCGTCGGCGGTGACGAGGACCTTGGCCCGGGCGTCGTTGATGCGGTCGCGCAGCGATTCGGCGCTGAAGCCGCCGAACACCACGCTGTGCGTCGCCCCGATGCGATTGCAGGCGTGCATCGCAATGACCAGCTCCGGGATCATGCCCATGTAGATGGCCACCCGGTCGCCGCGCCGCACCCCGAGGCGCTTGAGCACGTTCGCGAACTTGTTGACCTCGCGCCAGACGTCGCGGTACGTGAGGACCCGCTCATCCCCGGGCTCCCCTTCCCAGAGGATCGCCGCCTTGTTGCGTCGCGCGGTCTTGACGTGGCGGTCCAGGCAGTTGTACGAGGCGTTGAGCTTTCCCCCGACGAACCACTTGGCCCACGGCAGCTTCCACTCGAGCACCTTTTTCCACGGCTTGAACCACTCGAGCTCCCTGGCGGCGCGCGCCCAGAACGCCTGCGGGTTCCGGGCCGCCGCGGTATAGACGGCCGCGGACTTCACGTTGGCGCTGCGCTTCAGCTGCTTGGGCGGCGAAAAGCTCCTCCTCTCCTGAAGCAGAACCTCGATCGCTTTGTCGGCCATTTCGCGCTCCTCCCGAACGGTTCCCCGGCGGGGCAAGAACCGGATATTATTTTAGGAGCACGGGATTGGCAAGAGCCGTCGGCGTGGGCTCGTGGGGCTGGCTCAGGGCTTCTGGTCGAGATCGAACCTCTCGAGCCCCGGCGACGGCCGGCGGCGCCAGCCGAAGCTGACGGAGAACCCTTCTTCCTTGAAGACCAGAATGATGAAGACGAGTGAGACGAAGATGCCGCTCAGGGCATACAGAGCGAAGGGCAGCAGGGCGCCGGCTTGAGCGAGATAATCGCCCCACTGAACCAGGAAGCCGAGATAGAAGGTAAAAAGATAGGTCAGGAAGAGACAGGTCTTGATGCGACGGCAGAGCAGAAAGGGAACCAGCACCCCGATGTAGAAGAAGACCTGCCACATCGGAATCACCTGGTTGAAGAGCCCCAGCTGCAAGAGCTTGTCGACGCTAAACATCGGCTTCCCCCGAACGCGGCCTGTACCGCTACACTTACTACATCCGCGGGATTTTTAAAAACCGAAACCGCCCGGCCGGGATCCTCAGCGCAGCGCGATCCCTGCCGCCGCCAGGGCCTCGCTCACGCGGATCGCCAGCTCGCTGCGCACGCGCATCCAGTCGTCGAGACGGTCGGTCCACGCGCGCAGCTCCATGCCGATGGCGTCCGGCCCGAGCTTCACCACCAGCGCCTGGGGCGGCGGGTCGGCGGCGATCGCGGGGTGCGCCGCGGCGGTCTCTTCGAGCAGCGAGATCACCCGCTTCGGATCCGTCCCGCACGCGACCGCCACCGGCAGCTCGATGCCGTGGCGCGGGTTGGCCAGCGACCAGTTGATCACCCGCTCGGAGATCAGCTTGCCGTTCGGTACGACCAGCATCGAGCCCTTCGGCGTGCGCAGCAGGCTGGCGCGAATGCCGATGTGCTCGACCACGCCGGGGGTATCGTCGATCTGCACGACGTCGCCGACGTTGACCGGGCGCTCGAAGAGCAGGATCAGGCCGGAGACGAAGTTGTTGAAGATGTTTTGCAGGCCGAAGCCGACGGCGACCGTGAACGCGCCGGCGAGAATCGTGAACCGGGTCATGTCGACGCCGAGCGCCGCCACGGCGACGAAGAAGCCGGCGAAAACGAGCAGGTAATGGATCACCGTCGAGATGGCGTAGGGCAGGCCGCGCGCCATCGAGACGCGCGGATAGACGTCCTCTTCCAGCACGAAGCGCACGAAGCGGGAGAACCAGAGCGCGCCCCACACCGTGGCTGCAAAGGCAAGCGCGTCGCCGAGCGAGAGACGTAGCGAGCCTATCGCCAGCTCGGCGGCCAACAGCTTCGCGGTCGCGTCGAAGACCCGCTCGCGCAGCAGCAGCCGCTCGAGCAGGAAGACGCTCCACAGCGCCACCGCGAGCCACTGCAGCCCGCGGCGCGCTCTGCGCCGCAGCAAAGGCCGGTGCCGGCTCACGCAGCCAAGCAACGCGGC encodes the following:
- a CDS encoding alpha/beta hydrolase domain-containing protein, with protein sequence MITRFVVTRREIFARGHEFGVTGAYEKLAGKAYGEVDPESPLDRVIVNLDKAPRNRRGRVEYASDFCILKPLDMARGNGRIFFDAPNRGAKRALTFLNDARAADDPRELADAGNGFLMRRGYTIVWCGWQGDLVPGKGVLALQVPVATDGGSAIVRPVRAEIVVTEPGILSRPLSGDERVRSYETATFDKSRCRLTVRKKSYGERVAVPPAQWEFAAAHAGRRLPVQPSAADLYLRSGFRPGFIYELVYPAKNPLVLGLGFAAVRDFVSFLRYGVRDRTGRANPLAGAVRYAYGWGRSQSGRYLRDFVYHGFNRDESGRKVFDAVAPHAAGGGRLFLNYEFARPVTSSQQHTDQLDPELFPFAYGIGRDPQSGRKDGILKRQATDPYVIHTQTSTEYWQKRGCLVHTDGRGRDAAVPEKARIYLIASAQHNSPAGAAPGRENTRQRTNPLPAGEVLRALIDAMDSWVSRGIPPPPSRYPTVRAGTLVPPDRKSTGFPEIPGVRYHGLHNRQLFLDYGPNLRRGRIDFHPPRPIGNGAYRILVPKVDADGNDIAGIRLPAVSVPVGTYTGWNLQSRRLAEDELAGLLGSFIPFARTRRERLQAGDPRASLRERYGSRERYLREFARAARRLVEERYLLPEDAERLIVDARAKVPYF
- a CDS encoding ABC transporter substrate-binding protein; translated protein: MTRRSAGVLFLAALLAWPAAQAAGQEKGLKKIRWGVTSISASNWIPWLAKEAGIYEKNGLEVELILLKGSGQTSAAILGGSIFAAPVTLTQVMLANLSGADLVTVAHTVPGVQSKLVVKPEIQRPEQLKGKKIATSSLGSLGDFLNRYIMRKHGLDPNRDVTWLMVGTPPERLQALVSGNIDAADLSYPTDAQAERMGYRILWDARKEVVYPSMSVVTRRKHVQEDRDTVMRMVRSHVEGIAYLKKNKEFSIKVLSKYLRNNDRNLLEGSYEIYRQDFIAVPYPIMHGLQATYDYVAERRPEIRNRRPEEFMDPSFISELDKSGFIARLYERK
- a CDS encoding ABC transporter substrate-binding protein, with translation MRSEANGRRDIVGRAAKTAVVLALAWLVGTGAAAAQGAREKIRVALGSISVNSSVIPIGHQAGIFAKHGVDLEPIYMGGGMNSLAAVTSNSVQFLAAGSTATISARLGGVDITMLSVQSNKLDYTVFAAPEIRSVQDLRGKIVTGTRPGASADSALRLWLRRSGLTPDKDVVFISVADSQQGRLNALHRGSVVATVLAPPFSGMAKRLGLRELADLRKTDIEYSGTSIAGMASYIRNHPQLVENFLKGYIESLHYFRTQRERTIAGIMRYLKITDRARAEEGYDYYVDLMPEMPYASPKAVRAVLQFLAANQPKAATANPEDFYDMSFLKKIEGSGFAKSLASVRY
- the acs gene encoding acetate--CoA ligase; this translates as MADKAIEVLLQERRSFSPPKQLKRSANVKSAAVYTAAARNPQAFWARAARELEWFKPWKKVLEWKLPWAKWFVGGKLNASYNCLDRHVKTARRNKAAILWEGEPGDERVLTYRDVWREVNKFANVLKRLGVRRGDRVAIYMGMIPELVIAMHACNRIGATHSVVFGGFSAESLRDRINDARAKVLVTADGGYRRGSVVPLKKNADEALEDAPSVENVVVVERVGRESGAAMKGGRDHRWDELMADAPLWCEPEAMDSEDMLFILYTSGTTGKPKGIVHTTGGYLTGVYLANKWIFDLKEDDIFWCAADIGWVTGHTHIVYGPMANGATQVLYEGTPDWPERDRFWRIVEKYGVTVFHTAPTAIRTFMRWGTEFPARHDLSSLRLLGTVGEPINPEAWVWYHKYIGGGRCPVLDTWWQTETGHPLITPLPALTTLKPGSATRPFPGIEADIVDENGKSVPRGAGGYLVLTRPWPAMMRTIYGDPDRYVQNYWSRFPGKYFAGDGAKRDKDGYFWLLGRVDDVMNVAGHRISTMEVESALVDHKSVAEAAVIGKEHEIKGQAICAFVSLKAGVDGNSSLVDELKNHVVKKIGPIARPDEILFAAELPKTRSGKIMRRLLRDIADGRTLGDTTTLADPTVVAKLKEQYGEE